The Sphingosinithalassobacter sp. CS137 genome includes a region encoding these proteins:
- a CDS encoding DUF3419 family protein: protein MGSMAKSPKNVAVRGAVHRHEHLTKQGLLERAFTFAFRGLVYAQIWEDPIVDMEALELGPDHHLVTIASGGCNVQSYLTADPRKITAVDLNTAHVALNNLKQQAALHLPDYESFHRFFGLADREANIDAYHEHIRPHLDSTSRAYWEQRSPNGVRRISAFKANFYRYGLLGRLIGFVHWLAHRYKIDPSEILRAKSREEQCEIFDRNFAPFFDKKLLRWIVDNPASLFGLGIPPAQYDLLKADDPEGITGALRSRLRKLACDFDIKDNYFAWQAFGRGYGRTEDAPLPPYLQRENWDAVRTRADRIEIRHQNMAEYLESMPAQSLDRYILLDAQDWMTDEQLTRLWAAITRTAKPGARVLYRTAAKPDVVKGHIPEELMSQWEYAPQDKLDDWTRRDRSSVYGMVHLWTLKPHG from the coding sequence ATGGGATCGATGGCGAAGTCGCCGAAGAATGTCGCAGTGCGCGGTGCCGTGCACCGGCACGAGCATCTGACCAAGCAGGGGCTGCTCGAGCGCGCCTTCACCTTCGCCTTCCGCGGCCTCGTCTATGCGCAGATTTGGGAAGACCCGATCGTCGACATGGAGGCGCTGGAACTCGGGCCGGACCACCATCTGGTGACGATCGCGTCGGGCGGCTGCAATGTGCAGTCCTATCTGACCGCCGATCCCCGGAAGATTACGGCGGTCGATCTCAACACGGCGCACGTCGCGCTCAACAATCTCAAGCAGCAGGCAGCGCTCCACCTGCCCGACTATGAGAGCTTCCATCGCTTCTTCGGCCTGGCCGACCGCGAGGCGAACATCGACGCCTATCACGAACACATCCGGCCGCATCTCGACTCCACGTCGCGCGCCTATTGGGAGCAGCGCAGCCCCAATGGCGTGCGTCGGATCAGCGCGTTCAAGGCGAATTTCTATCGCTACGGGCTGCTCGGCAGGCTGATCGGCTTCGTCCATTGGCTCGCCCACCGCTACAAGATCGATCCGAGCGAGATCCTGCGCGCCAAGAGCCGCGAAGAGCAGTGCGAGATTTTCGATCGGAACTTCGCCCCCTTCTTCGACAAGAAGCTGCTGCGGTGGATCGTCGACAATCCCGCCTCGCTGTTCGGGCTCGGCATCCCTCCGGCGCAATACGACCTGCTGAAGGCCGACGACCCCGAGGGGATCACCGGCGCACTGCGCAGCCGGCTACGCAAGCTGGCCTGTGATTTCGACATCAAGGACAATTATTTCGCCTGGCAGGCGTTCGGTCGCGGCTATGGCCGCACCGAAGACGCCCCCCTGCCCCCCTATCTTCAGCGCGAAAACTGGGATGCGGTGCGCACCCGCGCCGATCGGATCGAGATCCGGCACCAGAACATGGCCGAATATCTCGAATCGATGCCCGCACAGTCGCTCGACCGGTACATCCTGCTCGATGCGCAGGACTGGATGACGGACGAGCAGCTCACGCGCCTGTGGGCGGCGATCACGCGCACGGCAAAGCCTGGCGCCCGCGTGCTCTATCGCACCGCCGCAAAGCCGGACGTCGTGAAGGGGCACATTCCCGAAGAGCTGATGTCTCAGTGGGAATATGCCCCGCAGGACAAGCTCGACGACTGGACGCGGCGGGACCGTTCCTCGGTCTATGGCATGGTCCATCTCTGGACGCTGAAGCCGCACGGATGA
- the yghU gene encoding glutathione-dependent disulfide-bond oxidoreductase — translation MADQNDPADNQPAGYVPPKVWQWEPGNGGKFASINRPISGATHEKERPVGEHPLQLYSLATPNGVKVTVLLEELLAAGHSGAEYDAWLIDIGKGDQFGSGFVDVNPNSKIPALVDRSTDPETKVFESGSILFYLAEKFGAFLAPEGPARTAAMNWLMWQMGAAPFLGGGFGHFYAYAPFKMQYPIDRYAMEVKRQYHVLDTHLAKHEYMAGETYSIADMAIWPWYGAVVRGEAYGDAAEFLNLKEYANVQRWVAQIGERPAVQRGRMVNRSFGPTHEQLRERHAASDFETRRQDMLEVQGS, via the coding sequence ATGGCCGACCAGAACGATCCCGCCGACAACCAGCCCGCCGGCTATGTGCCGCCCAAAGTGTGGCAGTGGGAGCCGGGCAATGGCGGCAAGTTCGCCAGCATCAATCGGCCCATCTCCGGCGCGACCCACGAAAAGGAGCGGCCCGTCGGCGAGCATCCGCTTCAGCTCTATTCGCTGGCGACGCCCAACGGCGTGAAGGTGACGGTCCTGCTCGAGGAACTGCTCGCCGCAGGCCATTCGGGTGCCGAATATGACGCCTGGCTGATCGACATCGGCAAGGGCGACCAGTTCGGCAGCGGATTCGTGGACGTGAACCCCAATTCGAAGATCCCCGCGCTGGTCGATCGTTCGACCGATCCCGAGACGAAGGTCTTCGAGAGCGGATCGATCCTGTTCTATCTTGCCGAGAAGTTCGGCGCGTTCCTGGCGCCCGAGGGGCCGGCGCGCACCGCGGCGATGAACTGGCTGATGTGGCAGATGGGCGCCGCCCCCTTCCTGGGCGGCGGCTTCGGCCATTTCTACGCCTATGCGCCGTTCAAGATGCAGTACCCGATCGACCGCTATGCGATGGAAGTGAAGCGCCAATATCATGTGCTCGACACCCATCTGGCGAAGCACGAATATATGGCGGGCGAAACGTACAGCATCGCCGATATGGCGATCTGGCCCTGGTATGGCGCGGTGGTGCGCGGCGAGGCCTATGGCGACGCCGCCGAATTCCTGAACCTCAAGGAATATGCCAACGTTCAGCGCTGGGTAGCGCAGATCGGCGAGCGCCCGGCGGTGCAGCGCGGCCGGATGGTCAACCGCAGCTTCGGCCCGACGCACGAGCAACTGCGCGAACGCCATGCCGCCAGCGACTTCGAAACACGGCGGCAGGACATGCTGGAGGTGCAGGGAAGCTGA
- a CDS encoding glycerophosphoryl diester phosphodiesterase membrane domain-containing protein translates to MGYALSFSATLRNIAALIVAQPLPGALAVAALVAAGLAADLYGAAFLVGVVALAAQYLVTSALLRGAGAHAAWGAPGRAARFVGVSIVSSVAIGVGMLCLIVPGLFLFARWLIAMPLVIGEGRSVQAALRTSWRWTRPSTAALMGTVALAIASLAAALLIFLFVYPPYGPVALAAALPANLLYGIGLTLCWYAAVAVYLRLRAATEV, encoded by the coding sequence ATGGGCTATGCGCTTTCCTTTTCCGCCACGCTGCGCAACATCGCCGCACTGATCGTCGCACAGCCGCTTCCTGGCGCGCTCGCAGTCGCCGCGCTCGTGGCGGCGGGCCTTGCGGCCGATCTCTACGGCGCCGCGTTCCTTGTCGGCGTCGTCGCCCTCGCGGCGCAGTATCTCGTCACGAGCGCGCTGCTGCGCGGCGCCGGGGCACATGCCGCCTGGGGCGCCCCCGGCCGAGCCGCGCGCTTTGTCGGTGTGAGTATCGTCAGCAGCGTGGCGATCGGCGTCGGCATGCTGTGTCTGATCGTACCGGGCCTGTTCCTGTTCGCGCGCTGGCTGATCGCAATGCCGCTCGTGATCGGCGAGGGACGTAGCGTGCAGGCGGCGCTGCGCACGAGCTGGCGCTGGACACGCCCGAGCACAGCCGCGTTGATGGGCACCGTGGCGCTGGCGATCGCCTCGCTCGCGGCGGCGCTGTTGATCTTCCTGTTCGTCTATCCGCCCTACGGGCCGGTCGCGCTCGCCGCCGCCCTCCCCGCCAATCTGCTCTACGGCATCGGCCTGACGCTCTGCTGGTATGCGGCGGTCGCGGTTTATCTGCGGCTGCGGGCGGCGACGGAGGTCTGA
- the murI gene encoding glutamate racemase: MPDLRPLLFFDSGIGGLSVLAPTRALLPQAPLVYVADNGGFPYGTRSEAEIAARVPALLGRLAERYDPRLIVIACNTASTIALSAVRAALDLPVVGTVPAIKPAAALSRTRTIGVLGTEATVRQPYVDDLAARYAGDCTVLRHGSAELVTLAEAALRGATPDGKRLRAVLRGLFEQPGGEQIDVIVNACTHFPLLARELATAALQPVQFVDGGEGIARRVAHLTNAMQWPSAAGPGLAVFTSGDGEFASLAPALARHGLRTIETL; the protein is encoded by the coding sequence ATGCCCGACTTGCGTCCCCTTTTGTTTTTCGATTCCGGTATCGGCGGGCTTTCCGTGCTGGCCCCCACTCGCGCGCTGCTGCCGCAAGCGCCGCTGGTCTATGTCGCCGACAATGGCGGCTTTCCCTACGGAACGCGGAGCGAAGCGGAGATCGCGGCGCGGGTGCCGGCGCTGCTCGGGCGGCTCGCCGAGCGGTACGATCCGCGACTGATCGTGATCGCGTGCAACACCGCGTCGACCATCGCGCTATCGGCGGTGCGCGCTGCGCTCGATCTGCCGGTCGTGGGCACGGTGCCTGCGATCAAGCCGGCGGCGGCGCTCAGCCGCACGCGCACGATCGGCGTGCTGGGAACGGAGGCGACCGTGCGCCAGCCCTATGTCGACGATCTGGCAGCGCGATATGCGGGCGATTGCACCGTGCTGCGCCATGGATCGGCCGAGCTGGTGACCCTGGCGGAGGCCGCGCTGCGCGGCGCGACTCCCGACGGGAAGCGGCTGCGCGCGGTGCTGAGGGGATTGTTCGAGCAGCCGGGGGGTGAGCAGATCGACGTAATCGTCAATGCCTGCACGCATTTCCCGCTGCTGGCGCGGGAACTGGCGACGGCGGCACTCCAACCGGTGCAATTCGTCGACGGCGGGGAGGGAATCGCCCGGCGTGTCGCGCATCTGACGAACGCGATGCAATGGCCTTCAGCGGCGGGACCTGGCCTGGCCGTGTTCACCAGCGGCGACGGCGAATTCGCTTCGCTGGCGCCGGCGCTGGCGCGCCACGGGCTTCGAACGATCGAAACCCTGTGA
- a CDS encoding class I SAM-dependent methyltransferase, with protein sequence MSGAGTDGAAADQKGLMDSVYGFHRHIYDATRKFYLLGRDALIRDLAPPPGGTVLEVGCGTARNLIVAARHWPEARFYGFDISEAMLDTARTSLSRKGLANRVELAQADAGSFDTERLFGIPSVDRIFMSYTLSMIPPWQEAIERAVASLAPGGSLHIVDFGQYERLPKLAKKLHFKSLNDFHVYPRRELPAVLRRVAEANGLELDFRSRLRGYVWRATLTRRG encoded by the coding sequence ATGAGCGGGGCGGGCACGGACGGCGCCGCCGCCGACCAGAAGGGGCTGATGGACAGCGTCTACGGCTTCCATCGCCACATCTACGACGCCACGCGCAAGTTCTACCTGCTCGGCCGCGACGCGCTGATCCGCGATCTGGCGCCCCCGCCGGGCGGCACCGTGCTCGAAGTCGGCTGCGGCACGGCACGAAACCTGATCGTTGCCGCCCGCCATTGGCCCGAGGCACGTTTCTATGGCTTCGACATCAGCGAGGCGATGCTCGATACGGCGCGCACCTCACTCTCGCGCAAGGGTCTCGCGAACCGAGTCGAACTGGCCCAGGCCGATGCCGGCAGCTTCGATACCGAGCGACTTTTCGGCATCCCCTCGGTGGATCGCATCTTCATGAGCTATACGCTTTCGATGATTCCGCCCTGGCAGGAAGCGATCGAGCGCGCCGTCGCCTCGCTCGCGCCGGGCGGCAGCCTGCATATCGTCGACTTCGGCCAATATGAGCGCCTGCCGAAGCTCGCCAAGAAGCTGCACTTCAAATCGCTGAACGACTTTCACGTCTATCCCCGCCGCGAGCTGCCGGCGGTATTGCGGCGCGTGGCGGAGGCGAACGGACTCGAACTCGATTTCCGCTCGCGGCTGCGTGGCTATGTCTGGCGCGCGACGCTCACGCGTCGGGGCTGA
- a CDS encoding bifunctional alpha/beta hydrolase/OsmC family protein, translating into MPSQAIEFQGSSGQSLAARLELPVGPIRAVALFAHCFTCTMNSHAANRITTALAGAGIATMRFDFTGLGGSEGDFANAHFLGDVADIVAAADHLRASIAAPALLIGHSLGGAAVLAAAERIPEARGVVTIGAPFDPAHVLEAIRGDLAAIEREGAGAVTIGGRSFRIGAQFLHSLRAQDPAIRIGAIGRALLVLHAPGDEVVGIDNARLIFDAARHPKSFVTLDDADHLLTRRSDAAYVAALIAAWAERYLAPAEAAPMVAEGEVFAGNAGGKFGTTVRTHLHSLVADEPVAVGGEDAGPGPYDLLLGALGACTSMTLKLYAARKDIPLEDVAIRLTHDRNHGVDCDHCTDPASKIEAIERTIRMTGPLSESQRADLMRIADKCPVHRTLTGELHVHTREEPQSADEADR; encoded by the coding sequence ATGCCGAGCCAGGCGATTGAATTCCAAGGCTCTTCTGGCCAGAGCCTCGCGGCGCGGCTGGAGCTCCCGGTCGGACCGATCCGTGCAGTGGCGCTGTTCGCGCATTGCTTCACCTGCACGATGAACAGCCATGCCGCGAATCGAATCACGACTGCGCTGGCAGGCGCCGGGATCGCGACGATGCGATTTGACTTCACGGGCCTTGGCGGCAGCGAGGGCGACTTCGCCAATGCGCATTTCCTCGGCGATGTGGCCGACATCGTCGCGGCGGCCGATCATCTGAGGGCGTCGATCGCAGCGCCCGCACTGTTGATCGGGCACAGTCTGGGCGGCGCGGCCGTGTTGGCGGCGGCGGAACGGATTCCCGAGGCGCGCGGCGTGGTGACGATCGGGGCGCCGTTCGATCCCGCGCATGTGCTCGAGGCGATCCGCGGCGATCTGGCGGCGATCGAACGTGAAGGCGCCGGCGCGGTGACGATCGGCGGCCGCAGCTTCCGCATCGGCGCGCAGTTCCTGCATTCGCTGCGCGCGCAGGATCCGGCGATCCGGATCGGCGCGATCGGCCGTGCGCTGCTGGTGCTGCACGCCCCGGGCGACGAAGTGGTGGGGATCGACAACGCCCGGCTGATCTTCGACGCGGCACGGCACCCGAAGAGCTTCGTCACGCTCGACGATGCCGACCATCTGCTCACGCGGCGCAGCGACGCGGCCTATGTCGCCGCGCTGATCGCCGCCTGGGCCGAACGCTATCTGGCGCCCGCCGAAGCGGCGCCGATGGTGGCGGAAGGCGAAGTGTTCGCCGGCAATGCGGGCGGCAAGTTCGGCACGACCGTGCGGACGCATCTTCACAGTCTGGTCGCCGACGAGCCGGTGGCCGTGGGGGGCGAGGACGCGGGGCCGGGCCCGTACGACCTGCTGCTGGGCGCGCTGGGCGCATGCACTTCGATGACGCTCAAGCTCTATGCGGCGCGCAAGGACATTCCGCTCGAGGACGTTGCGATCCGGCTGACGCATGACCGCAACCATGGCGTGGATTGCGACCATTGCACCGATCCGGCTTCAAAGATCGAAGCGATCGAGCGGACGATCCGAATGACCGGCCCGCTGAGCGAGTCGCAGCGCGCCGATCTGATGCGGATCGCCGACAAATGCCCTGTGCACCGGACGCTTACCGGCGAGCTGCACGTGCATACGCGCGAGGAGCCGCAGTCGGCGGACGAGGCTGATCGCTAG
- the dprA gene encoding DNA-processing protein DprA, with the protein MSGDAGRLARLRLLRTATIGPITWRQLVARFGDAERALEALPMLAARGGGRGPRIADAGAVQREIAAVERLGARYCFVDEPDYPPLLAELENGPPALILRGEMALAERPVVALVGARNASAAACRFARQLAHGLGEAGVTTASGLARGIDTAVHAGSIESGTIGVIASGMDVAFPPENAELQERVANEGLLLTEQPPGTEPLARYFPARNRIIAGLALGTVVVEAAPRSGSLITARLATEAGREVMAVPGSPLDPRAQGCNLLIREGATLVQTVDDILEMIRPIDLRAVRAPASGWQAPPPEDASDSERSRITGLLGPVPVAIDELIRQAGLAPAVVQTVLLELELAGRLERHAGGRVSMRL; encoded by the coding sequence GTGAGCGGCGACGCCGGCCGGCTCGCCCGGTTACGCCTGCTCCGCACCGCCACGATCGGCCCCATCACCTGGCGCCAGCTCGTCGCCCGTTTCGGCGATGCCGAACGCGCGCTCGAAGCGCTGCCGATGCTCGCCGCACGCGGCGGCGGCCGCGGACCGCGCATCGCCGATGCCGGTGCGGTGCAGCGCGAGATCGCCGCCGTCGAGCGGCTCGGCGCCCGCTACTGTTTCGTCGACGAACCCGACTACCCGCCCCTTCTCGCCGAGCTGGAGAACGGGCCGCCCGCCTTGATCCTGCGCGGCGAGATGGCGCTTGCCGAGCGCCCGGTCGTAGCACTGGTCGGCGCGCGCAATGCCTCGGCCGCGGCCTGCCGCTTCGCCCGCCAGCTCGCGCATGGGTTAGGCGAGGCGGGAGTGACGACTGCCTCGGGTCTCGCGCGCGGCATCGACACTGCGGTGCACGCCGGTTCCATCGAATCCGGCACGATCGGCGTGATCGCCAGCGGCATGGATGTCGCCTTCCCGCCCGAGAACGCGGAGCTGCAGGAGCGAGTCGCCAACGAAGGGCTGCTCCTCACCGAACAGCCGCCGGGCACCGAGCCGCTCGCCCGCTATTTCCCTGCGCGCAACCGCATCATCGCGGGCCTGGCGCTCGGTACGGTGGTGGTCGAGGCGGCGCCGCGTTCGGGCAGCCTCATCACCGCGCGGCTGGCGACCGAGGCGGGCCGCGAAGTGATGGCGGTGCCCGGTAGTCCCCTCGATCCCCGCGCGCAGGGCTGCAACCTCCTCATCCGCGAGGGGGCAACGCTCGTTCAGACCGTCGATGATATCCTCGAGATGATCCGTCCGATCGACCTCCGCGCCGTTCGCGCGCCCGCGAGCGGCTGGCAGGCTCCGCCGCCGGAAGATGCAAGCGACTCGGAACGGAGCCGAATCACCGGTCTGCTCGGTCCGGTGCCCGTCGCGATCGACGAATTGATCCGCCAGGCCGGACTCGCCCCGGCGGTGGTGCAGACGGTGCTGCTCGAACTCGAACTCGCCGGCCGGCTGGAGCGCCATGCGGGCGGGCGCGTGTCGATGAGGCTGTGA
- the hemA gene encoding 5-aminolevulinate synthase: MGIEQNAPTAIDYSRVFSQAIDRLHEEGRYRVFIDILRNKGNYPSARCFAGHNGPKPITVWCSNDYLAMGQHPSVIAAMEEALHDVGAGSGGTRNIGGNTHYHIELEHELADLHGKEGALLFTSGYVSNEATLSTLARVLPGCIIYSDELNHASMIAGIRHSGCEKRVFRHNDVAHLEALLAADDPAAPKLIAFESVYSMDGDVAPIHAICDLADKYNALTYLDEVHAVGMYGERGGGISERDDAAKRLTIIEGTLGKAFGVMGGYIAAERKVIDVIRSYAPGFIFTTSLSPVLVAGALASVKHLKASRAERDGQQASAARLKAMMAEAGLPVMDTTTHIVPLMVGDPVKAKKISDILLAEYGVYVQPINYPTVPRGTERLRFTPGPAHDEAMMRELTQALVEIWGRLELRKAA, translated from the coding sequence ATGGGCATCGAGCAAAATGCGCCGACAGCGATCGACTATTCGCGCGTCTTCAGCCAGGCGATCGATCGGCTGCACGAGGAAGGTCGCTATCGCGTCTTCATCGACATCCTGCGCAACAAGGGCAATTACCCCAGCGCGCGCTGCTTCGCGGGACATAACGGACCAAAGCCGATCACCGTGTGGTGCTCGAACGACTATCTGGCGATGGGGCAGCATCCCAGCGTGATCGCGGCGATGGAAGAGGCGCTGCACGACGTGGGCGCCGGATCGGGCGGCACGCGCAACATCGGCGGCAACACCCATTACCACATCGAGCTGGAGCATGAGCTCGCGGACCTGCACGGCAAGGAAGGAGCGCTGCTCTTCACGTCGGGCTATGTTTCGAACGAAGCGACGCTTTCCACGCTGGCGCGGGTTCTGCCCGGCTGCATCATCTATTCGGACGAACTCAACCACGCGTCGATGATTGCCGGCATCCGGCATTCGGGATGCGAAAAGCGCGTGTTCCGTCATAACGACGTCGCGCATCTCGAAGCGCTGCTGGCGGCGGACGACCCCGCCGCTCCCAAGCTGATCGCGTTCGAGAGCGTCTATTCGATGGATGGCGACGTGGCGCCGATCCATGCGATCTGCGATCTTGCCGACAAATACAATGCGCTGACCTACCTCGACGAAGTCCATGCCGTCGGCATGTATGGCGAGCGCGGCGGCGGCATTTCTGAACGCGACGACGCGGCGAAGCGGCTGACGATCATCGAAGGCACGCTCGGCAAGGCATTCGGCGTGATGGGCGGGTATATCGCCGCCGAGCGCAAGGTGATCGATGTGATCCGGAGCTACGCGCCCGGCTTCATCTTCACGACCTCGCTTTCGCCGGTGCTGGTGGCGGGCGCACTCGCCAGCGTGAAGCATCTCAAGGCATCGCGCGCGGAGCGCGATGGCCAGCAGGCGTCTGCCGCGCGCCTCAAGGCGATGATGGCCGAGGCCGGTTTGCCTGTGATGGACACGACGACGCACATCGTTCCGCTTATGGTCGGCGATCCGGTGAAGGCCAAGAAGATCAGCGACATCCTGCTCGCCGAATATGGCGTGTACGTGCAGCCGATCAATTATCCGACGGTGCCGCGCGGCACCGAGCGGCTGCGCTTCACGCCGGGACCGGCGCATGACGAGGCGATGATGCGCGAGCTGACTCAGGCGCTCGTCGAGATCTGGGGCCGTCTGGAGTTGCGCAAGGCCGCCTGA
- a CDS encoding helix-turn-helix transcriptional regulator, whose product MKNRLKVLRAERDWSQAELGGRLGVSRQAVNAIETGKYDPSLPLAFRIGRVFGMRIEEIFDDGENGGEQACD is encoded by the coding sequence ATGAAGAACCGGCTGAAGGTGCTGCGTGCGGAGCGCGACTGGAGCCAGGCAGAACTCGGTGGACGGCTGGGCGTCTCGCGCCAGGCGGTGAACGCGATCGAGACAGGGAAATACGATCCCTCGCTCCCGCTCGCCTTCAGGATCGGCCGAGTGTTCGGCATGCGGATCGAGGAGATTTTCGATGATGGCGAGAATGGCGGGGAGCAGGCTTGTGATTGA
- the plsY gene encoding glycerol-3-phosphate 1-O-acyltransferase PlsY, with product MWPEAVGALLLGYLLGSIPFGVLLTRAAGAGDLRTIGSGNIGATNVLRTGRKGIAAATLLLDMGKGWAGVALAAAVFPGAAVLGAVGAFLGHCYPVWLRFRGGKGVATLMGILLALHWPSGLVYALLWIGLILALRLSSLAGMAAAASAPVSAAYFGRFELVLPLLGLALLVLWKHRTNIDRLLSGTEPRVGASK from the coding sequence ATGTGGCCGGAGGCGGTGGGGGCGCTTCTGCTGGGATATCTTCTCGGTTCGATCCCCTTTGGCGTCCTCCTCACCCGGGCCGCTGGGGCGGGCGATCTGCGCACGATCGGCTCGGGCAACATCGGCGCCACCAACGTGCTGCGCACGGGCCGCAAGGGCATCGCGGCGGCGACCTTGCTGCTCGACATGGGCAAGGGCTGGGCGGGCGTCGCGCTCGCCGCTGCCGTCTTTCCCGGCGCCGCGGTGCTGGGCGCCGTCGGCGCCTTCCTCGGCCATTGCTATCCGGTGTGGCTCAGGTTTCGCGGCGGCAAGGGCGTTGCGACGCTGATGGGCATCCTGCTCGCGCTCCACTGGCCGTCGGGGCTCGTCTATGCGCTGCTGTGGATCGGCCTGATCCTCGCGCTCCGCCTCTCGTCGCTCGCCGGAATGGCGGCCGCTGCGAGCGCGCCGGTCAGCGCCGCCTATTTCGGACGGTTCGAGCTGGTGCTCCCGCTCCTGGGGCTCGCGCTGCTGGTGCTGTGGAAACACCGCACCAACATCGATCGACTGCTGTCGGGCACCGAGCCCCGGGTCGGCGCCTCCAAGTGA
- a CDS encoding TraB/GumN family protein gives MLKTFLRAGAAMALVLAPAAGQAQVDTQAHSQAAPVQDADPALWVVKDEDTTIYLFGTVHVLKPGLSWFDEAVKNAFEASDEIVLEMVEPDEAEMQALVMRTGMNMSGPTLTEQLPEDKRAALAAAAAETGLPVAALDRFDPWLAGLTITAVKLQKLGFDPSTGAERMISAAAEEAGKPVSGLETAEEQLMIFDSMPADLQTRYFVSVLDQVDEMGPMLDNMVVLWANGDPDALGALLNEELRDEPELARRLLADRNARWAEWIDARLDQPGTAFVAVGAGHLAGEDSLQHFLAQRALNAERIAY, from the coding sequence ATGTTGAAGACCTTTCTTCGTGCCGGTGCCGCGATGGCGCTGGTGCTCGCCCCCGCCGCGGGTCAGGCTCAGGTGGATACGCAGGCGCATTCGCAGGCTGCGCCGGTGCAAGACGCCGATCCCGCGCTGTGGGTCGTCAAGGACGAGGACACGACCATCTACCTGTTCGGCACCGTCCATGTGCTCAAGCCCGGTCTGAGCTGGTTCGACGAAGCGGTGAAAAACGCATTTGAAGCCAGCGACGAAATCGTGCTGGAAATGGTCGAGCCCGACGAGGCGGAGATGCAGGCGCTGGTGATGCGCACCGGCATGAACATGTCCGGACCCACGCTCACCGAGCAGCTTCCCGAGGACAAGCGCGCCGCGCTCGCCGCAGCCGCCGCCGAGACGGGCCTGCCGGTCGCCGCCCTCGATCGCTTCGATCCCTGGCTCGCCGGCCTCACGATCACGGCGGTCAAGCTCCAGAAGCTCGGCTTCGATCCCAGCACCGGCGCCGAGCGCATGATCAGCGCCGCCGCCGAGGAAGCCGGCAAGCCGGTCAGCGGCCTCGAAACGGCCGAAGAGCAGCTGATGATCTTCGACAGCATGCCCGCCGATCTCCAGACGCGCTACTTCGTCAGCGTGCTCGATCAGGTCGATGAGATGGGGCCGATGCTCGACAATATGGTCGTGCTCTGGGCGAACGGCGATCCCGATGCGCTGGGCGCGCTGCTCAACGAGGAACTGCGCGACGAGCCCGAACTCGCGCGGCGCCTTCTGGCCGATCGCAACGCCCGCTGGGCCGAGTGGATCGACGCGCGACTGGATCAGCCGGGCACCGCCTTCGTCGCCGTCGGAGCGGGGCACCTTGCTGGCGAGGACAGCCTCCAGCACTTCCTGGCCCAACGCGCGCTGAACGCGGAGCGGATCGCTTATTGA